The Mycolicibacterium parafortuitum nucleotide sequence GGTCACCATCCCGCGACGCTGCCCGCCGAACTGCAGCGGGTGCACATGGTCGGGATCGGCGGTGCCGGGATGTCGGGCATAGCCCGAATCCTGCTGGACCGCGGTGCGCAGGTCTCCGGATCCGATGCGAAGGAGTCCCGCGGCATCGTCGCGCTGCGGGCGCGCGGCGCCGAGGTCCGGATCGGGCACGACCCGTCCGCGCTCGACATGCTGCCCGGTGGGCCGACCGCGGTGGTGACCACGCACGCGGCGATCCCGAAGACCAACCCCGAACTCGTCGAAGCGGGCAGGCGCGGCATCCCGGTGATCCTGCGGCCCGCGGTGCTGGCCCGGTTGATGGACGGCTACACGACGGTGCTGGTCACCGGCACCCACGGCAAGACGTCGACCACCTCGATGACCATCGTGGCGTTGCAGCACTGCGGATTCGATCCGTCGTTCGCCGTCGGTGGTGACATCGGCCAGTCGGGCACCAACGCCCATCACGGCAGCGGGGGCACGTTCGTCGCCGAGGCCGACGAGAGCGACGGTTCGCTGCTCGAATACCACCCCGACGTCGCGGTCGTGACCAATATCGAGGCCGACCACCTGGACTTCTACGGCACCGTGGAGGCCTACACGGCGGTGTTCGACGAGTTCGTCGACCGCATCAAACCCGGTGGCGCGCTTGCGGTCTGTGTCGACGACCCCGGTGCGGCCGCGCTGGCCGACCGCGCACGTCGGCGCGGTGTCCGGGTGCTTCGCTACGGCAGCGAACCCGGCCTGGAGGCCACGCTGCTGGACTGGGCGCAGCAGGGTACCGGCGCGGTGGCCGAGATCGAACTCGGGGCGCAGCGACTGCCACGGACCATGCGACTGTCCGTGCCGGGCAGGCACATGGCGCTGAATGCGCTCGCCGCGCTGCTGGCCGCCGTCGAGGTGGGCGCTGACGTCGATGCGGTGCTCGACGGGCTGGCCGGATTCGACGGTGTGCGACGCCGTTTCGAGCTCGTCGGAACCGCCAACGGCGTGCGCGTGTTCGACGACTACGCGCACCACCCGACCGAGGTGCGCGCCGCGCTGACCGCGTTGCGTGCCGTCGCCGAGCAGGCAGGCGCCGGCCGCACCGTCGCGGTGTTCCAGCCCCATCTGTATTCGCGCACAGAGACTTTCGCCGCCGAGTTCGCCGCCGCGCTGAGCACGGCCGACGAGGTCTTCGTGCTCGACGTGTACGCCGCGCGCGAGCAGCCGCTGGCCGGGGTCAGCGGCGCCACCATCGCCGACGCGGTCACCGTGCCGGTGACCTACGTCCCGGACTTCTCCGCGGTGGCGGCCCGGGTCGCGGCGGTGCTCGCGCCCGGCGACGTGGTCGTCACGATGGGCGCCGGTGACGTCACGCTGCTCGGCACCGAGATCCTCGCCGAGGTGCGGGCCCGGACATGACCGAGCCGACCGAACCCGCCGCCGAGCCGGAGGCCCCGGCGGAGACCCCAGTGCAGGATCCGCCCGAACCGGACGTCGAGGACACCGAGGGGCCGCGGCGCCGGGCCCGGCGCGAACGCGAGGAGCGGCGCGCCGCCCAGGCCCGGGCCCGCGCGATCGAGACGGCCCGCGTCGAGGCCAAACGCAAGGTGATGGGCGCGGAGGCGCCGCAGGCCAAGACGCTGGGGCGCGGCACGGTGCGCGGTCTGAAATTCCTGATGTGGACGGCCGTGCTCGCGGTGGTCGTGGTCGGGATCGGGCTGCTGCTGTACTTCACCCCGATCATGTCGGCGCGCAGCATCGTGGTCGTCGGCGTCGGCGCGGTGACCCAGGACGAGGTGGTCGGCGCGGCCGCTGTCGCGCCGGGCACCCCGCTGCTGCAGGTCAACACCGACGCCGTCGCGGAGCGGGTGGCCGGGATCCGCCGGGTCGCGTCGGCGCGGGTGCAGCGCCAGTACCCGTCGACGCTGCGGATCACGATCGTCGAGCGGGTGCCGGTCGTGCTCCGCGACTATCCGGACGGTGTGCACCTGTTCGACAAGGACGGCGTGGACTTCGCGACGGCACCGCCGCCGCCGGGCATCCCGTACCTGGACACCGAGAACCCCGGACCCGGTGATCCGGCCACCCAGGCCGCGCTGCAGGTGATGACGTCACTGCGGCCGGACGTGGCCGTGCAGGTGGGCCGCGTGTCGGCGCCATCGGTGGCGGCGATCACGCTGACCCTGATCGACGGCAGGACTGTGGTGTGGGGGACCACCGACCGTACCGAGGAAAAGGCCCTCAAACTGGCCGCGCTGCTGACGCAGCCCGGTCAGGTCTACGACGTGTCGAGTCCGGACCTGCCGACCGTCAAGTAGCGAGAAAACTTTTTTGTCGTGTCGTTTCGGCGCGCCTGCCCGGCTTGGGTGGGGCCCGGCCCTACCGTTCTGTTTGCGCGGAACAACTTGACATAACTCTAAGCCTCTGGTTGAGGTTGAGGGTTTGCTCCAGCGGTTATCCGTTACCAGACAGGCAACCAGGCAGGAAGGGCAATCGATGACCCCCCCGCATAACTACCTCGCTGTGATCAAGGTGGTCGGCATCGGCGGCGGTGGCGTCAACGCCGTCAACCGGATGATCGAACAGGGTCTCAAAGGCGTCGAGTTCATCGCGATCAACACCGACGCCCAGGCGTTGTTGATGAGCGATGCCGACGTCAAACTCGACGTCGGCCGCGACTCGACCCGCGGTCTCGGCGCCGGAGCGGATCCCGAGGTCGGCCGTAAGGCCGCCGAGGACGCCAAGGACGACATCGAGGAGCTGCTGCGCGGCGCCGACATGGTGTTCGTCACCGCGGGCGAGGGCGGCGGCACCGGCACCGGCGGCGCACCCGTCGTCGCGTCGATCGCACGCAAGCTCGGAGCGCTGACCGTCGGTGTCGTGACCCGGCCGTTCTCGTTCGAGGGCAAGCGCCGCAGCAATCAGGCGGCCGAGGGCATCCAGGCGCTGCGCGAGAGCTGCGACACCCTGATCGTGATCCCCAACGACCGCCTGCTGCAGATGGGCGACGCCGCGGTGTCGCTGATGGACGCGTTCCGCAGCGCCGACGAGGTCCTCCTCAACGGCGTGCAGGGCATCACCGACCTGATCACCACCCCCGGCCTGATCAACGTCGACTTCGCCGACGTCAAGGGCGTGATGAGCTCCGCAGGCACCGCGCTGATGGGCATCGGCTCGGCCCGCGGCGACGGCCGTGCGCTCAAGGCCGCCGAGATCGCGATCAACTCGCCGCTGCTGGAGGCCTCGATGGAGGGCGCGCAGGGCGTGCTGCTGTCGGTCGCCGGTGGCAGTGACCTCGGTCTGTTCGAGATCAACGAGGCCGCCTCGCTGGTCCAGGAGGCCGCGCACCCGGATGCGAACATCATCTTCGGCACCGTCATCGACGATTCGCTCGGTGACGAGGTCCGGGTCACCGTGATCGCCGCCGGCTTCGACGCGGCCGGACCGGGGCGCAAGCCGGTGACCGGTGAAGCGCAGCCGGCCGCCGCGCCGGCCTCGCAGCCGATCGCGCCGGGCACGGCGGGCCGGGTGAACTCGTCGATCTTCGAACCGGCCGACCCGACCAGCGTGCCCGCGGGGCACACCAACGGGGCGACGGTGCGCATCGGCGGCGGTGACGACGGCGGGATATCGGACGACGACGTCGACGTGCCTCCGTTCATGCGCCACTAGCTCGTAGGGTTGCTCAGGTGACCTTCCGTATCCGGCGCGTCACCACCACCCGTGCGGGCGGGGTTTCCACACCGCCGTACGCGACGTTCAATCTCGGCGACCATGTCGGCGACGACCCGGCAGCGGTAGCGGCCAACCGGCACCGGCTGGCCGAGGCCGTCGGGCTCGGCGACGACCGGTTGGTGTGGATGAACCAGGTGCACAGCGCCAACATCGCCGTCGTCGACCGCGCCCAGACCGTGGACGAGACCGACGGCCTGGTGACCACCGTGCCGCGGTTGGCGCTGGCGGTCGTGACCGCCGACTGCGTGCCGGTGCTGATGGCCGACGCGCGGGCCGGGGTGATCGCCGCGGTGCACGCCGGCCGCGTCGGTGCCGCCGCCGGGATCGTGGCCCGGGCACTGGAGACGATGGTCGACGCCGGCGCCGACGTCGCCGACGTGTCGGTGCTCCTTGGTCCCGCGGTCAGCGGACGCAACTACGAGGTGCCCGAACCGATGGCCGCCGAGGTCGAACGGGCACTGCCGGGAAGCCGGACCCGAACCGGCCGCGGCACGCCCGGTCTCGATCTGCGCGCCGGTATCGCCAACCAGCTGCGTGGTCTCGGGGTGCGCGCGATCGACGTCGACCCGCGCTGCACGGTCGAGGACCGCAACTTGTTCAGCCACCGCCGGGACAATCCGACCGGGCGGCTGGCGTCGCTGATCTGGCTGGAGCCGGCATCGTGACCACCGAGCGCGAGAACGAACTGCGCGACCGGCTGGCCGCGCTGCGTGAGCGGTTGGCGCGCGCCGCCGAGGACGCGGGGCGTGACGTCGGGGAGATCGAGCTGTTGCCGGTCACCAAGTTCTTTCCGGCCGACGATGTCGTGACGCTGTATCGGCTCGGCTGCCGCGCGTTCGCCGAATCCCGCGATCAGGAGGCGTCGGCCAAGGTCGAGCGGGTGGCGCAGGCGATCGGCCCGCTCGGCGGCGAGCCGGTCCGGTGGCACATGGTGGGCCGGATCCAGCGCAACAAGGCCCGCTCGATCGGGCAGTGGGCGTATGCGGCGCACTCCATCGACAACGCCAAAGTCGTTGCCGCGCTCGACCGGTCGGCGTCGGCCGCGCTGGAGGCGGGCGTGCGCGCCGCGCCGCTGCGGGTGTTCGTGCAGCTCAGCCTCGACGGCGACGAGTCGCGCGGCGGTGTCGACGTGTCGGCGGCCGACCGGATCGACGAGCTGTGCGCCGCGGTCGACGGTGCGGACGGGCTCGCGTTCGTCGGGTTGATGGCGATTCCCCCGATAGGTGCCGATCCCGGCGAAGCGTTCGCCCGGTTACAGCAGGAGCGTGACCGGGTGCAGCGGCATCATCAGCAACCTCTTGGCTTGTCAGCGGGGATGTCCGGTGACCTCGAAGCGGCGGTGCGACACGGATCAACTTGTGTGCGTGTCGGTACCGCGCTAATGGGATCTCGACCGCTAACGTCACCCGCAGTAGTCACACGAGTCACACCTTCATCACAGACAACAGTTCCGCTGGAATCCTCCGAGCCAGCGCCACCGCCAGAAGGGTCCACACAATGAGCACACTGCACAAAGTCAAGGCCTACTTCGGTATGGCGCCGATGGACGACTACGAGGACGACTACTACGAGGATGACGACCGCGGATCCGCGCGCGGCTACCGCCGCCCGCGTGAGGAGCGGTTCGACGACGACTACCAGCGTGGCTACGACAGCCATCCGGAGGACCGGCGTCGCGAGTACGACGAGCCCCCGGCCTACCGCGCCGGCGGTTTCGACGACGCCCGGTTCGAGCCGCGGATGCGTACCCCGCGCGAATTCGACCGCACCCCTCCGCGTTTCGGCGCGATGCGCGGCTCCACCCGCGGGGCCCTGGCGATGGATCCGCGCGGCATGGCCGAGCTGTTCGAGGCAGGCAGCCCGCTGGCCAAGATCACGACCCTGCGCCCGAAGGACTACAGCGAGGCCCGCACCATCGGTGAGCGCTTCCGCGACGGCACTCCGGTGATCATGGACCTGGTCTCGATGGACAACGCCGACGCCAAGCGACTCGTCGACTTCGCCGCCGGGCTCGCGTTCGCGCTGCGCGGTTCCTTCGACAAGGTCGCGACGAAGGTGTTCCTGCTGTCGCCCGCGGATGTCGATGTCACCGCCGAGCAGCGCCGGCGTATCGCCGAGGCCGGGTTCTACTCCTACCAGTAGGCACCGCTCTCACCCCGGGTAGGCTGGCTGAGCCGCACGGACGGTGTCGGTTCGCGGCTGTAGTCAAAGTCACATCTGCCTGAGTGAGGTCGGCTTCGTTGGCGTTGTTCTTCGAGATCCTGGGTTTCGCGCTGTTCGTTTTCTGGCTGCTGCTGATCGCCCGGGTCGTGGTCGAGTTCATTCGATCGTTCAGTCGGGACTGGCATCCGCGGGGTGCGACGGTCGTCGTGCTGGAGATCATCATGACGCTCACCGACCCGCCCGTGAAGTTGCTTCGCCGGCTGATTCCCCAGCTCACGATAGGTGCGGTGCGGTTCGACCTGTCGATCATGGTGCTGTTGCTGCTCGCGTTCATCGGCATGCAGCTGGCCTTCGGAGCGGCCACCGCCTGACGAATTATCGGCCTCGACTGCAACCGCCGGGTCTGGTGTGACAGGATGGACGCCAGTTACGTTCCACCCAGCCTTTACACTTCGTGATCAGTTGACGGTCCAGACTCAAGGGGGCAGACGATGCCGCTCACTCCTGCCGACGTGCACAACGTGGCTTTCAGCAAGCCACCGATTGGCAAGCGCGGCTACAACGAGGACGAGGTCGACGCGTTCCTCGACCTCGTCGAAAACGAACTGTCCCGTCTGATCGAGGAGAACAGCGACCTTCGTCAGCGGATCTCCGAGCTCGACCACGAACTCGCCTCGGCGCGGTCCGGGGGAGCGGCGGCCCAGCCGACGCAGACCATCCCAGCCTACGAGCCTGAGCCCGAGCCCGCACCCGCTCCGGAGCCGGTCTATGAGGCGCCCGCCCAGCAGGCGCCGGCGACCGAGGACCAGCACCTGCGTGCCGCGAAGGTGCTCAGCCTGGCGCAGGACACCGCCGACCGCCTGACCAGCAGTGCCAAGGCGGAGTCGGAGAAGATGCTCGCCGACGCCCGGGCGCAGGCCGATCAGCTGGTGACCGAGGCGCGCCAGACCGCCGAGACGACGGTGACGGAGGCGCGCCAGCGTGCCGACGCGATGCTCTCCGACGCGCAGACCCGGTCGGAGACGCAGCTGCGCCAGGCCCAGGAGAAGGCCGACGCGCTGCAGGCCGATGCCGAGCGCAAGCACGCCGAGATCATGGGCACCATCAACCAGCAGCGCACCGTGCTCGAGGGTCGACTGGAACAGCTCCGCACGTTCGAACGCGAGTACCGCACCCGTCTGAAGACCTACCTGGAGTCGCAGCTCGAAGAGCTCGGCCAGCGTGGTTCGGCCGCACCGGTGGATTCCGGGGCCAACAACGACGGCGGGTTCAACCAGTTCAACCGGGGCAACAACTAACCGCGTGCGACTCACTTCTGGCGGAGCAGACCCATGTTGATCGTCGCGCTCGTGCTCGCCGTCATCGGCTTGGGCGCCTTGGTGCTGGCTGTTGTCACGAGCAACGCGCTGATCGCATGGGTCTGTATCGCCGCGAGCCTGATCGGCGTCATCCTGTTGATCGTCGACGCCATCCGCGACCGCAACGGCGATGGTAGCGGAGCCGAATCTGATTCGGAGACAACGGATTCCACCGAAGTCATCGAAGAGGTCGACTACGAGGATTATCCGGACGAGGCGCCGATCGCCGAGGAGTACGACGAGACCGTCGACATCGAACCGGAACCCGAACCGGAGCCGGCGCCGGAGCCGGTCGACGAGGACGTACCGGCGGACGAGCAGTCCCCGAAGAACTGACCGTCAGCCGGCGGCCGCGAGCAGGTCGCGGACCTCGTCGTCGGTGACCTGGTGGAAGTCGGCGAATACCTGCCCGACCGCCTGTAAGTCGGCGGGCATCGTCGAGCACACCACCTCATCGGCTTCCTTGCGCAACATCCGGCACACCGACCGCGGTCCCACCGGCACAGCGACGATCACCCGCGCCGCCCCGGCCTGCCGGACGGCCCGCACCGCCGCCACCATGCTCGCACCCGTCGCGATCCCGTCGTCGACGAGGATCACCGTGCGGCCGGCCACCCGAAGTGGGCCGCGGTCGCCGCGATAGGCCTCCTCGCGCCGGTGCAGTTCGACGGTCTCGCGGGCGATCGCCTCACGTACGACGTCATCGCCGATCCCGAGACTGCGCAGCAGGTCGTCGTTGAGCACCACCCCGCCGCCGCTGGCCAGCGCGCCCATCGCCAGTTCCGGCCACTGCGGCACACCGAGCTTGCGCACCAGACAGACGTCGAGCGGCGCCTGCAGCGCCAGGGCCACCTCCGCGCCGACCGGAATGCCGCCGCGCGCGAGCCCCAGCACGTAGAGGTCGTCGCGGCCGGCGTAGTGGGCGAGATCGCGCGCGAGAACCCGACCGGCCTCCTGCCGGTCCCGATACGTTCGTCTGGTGTCGTTCATGGCACGGTCCTTGGCGGCGCTTACCCGGCTCGATTATCGGGCAATCCATCCCCGGAACCTAGGAGGGCCAGTGGGCATCGAGTACGAGAGCGTCGTCGACCATCCCCGTGACGTGGTGTGGGACTGGTTCAGCCGGCCCGGCGCGATGCCGCGGCTGATACCGCCGTGGCAGCCGATGACCCCGCTGGCCGAAGCAGATTCGCTGGCCGACGGGGTGGCCGTCCTCGGATTGCCCGGCGGGCTGCACTGGGTGGCCCGCCACGATCCGTCGGCATATGTGCCGGGCAGCCGGTTCGCCGACGAACTGTCCTCGCGCGGCCCGGCTTCATGGCCGCCTCGGGTGATCGGACATTGGCGGCATACGCACTCGTTCTCCGACGCGGGTGCGGGCACGTGCGTGCACGACCGGGTGGACGCGCCGGTCCCGGCTGCGGCATTGCGGCCCACGTTCGTCTACCGGCACCGCCAGATCGCCGACGACCTCGCCGCGCACCGCCGCGCCGCCGATGCGGGCGCGGGCCCGATGGTCGTCGCGCTCACCGGGTCGTCCGGGCTGGTCGGATCCGCGCTGACAGCGTTCCTGACCACCGGCGGCCACCGGGTGATCAAGCTCGTGCGGCGCCGCCCCCGCGGTGACGACGAGCGGCAGTGGGATCCGGGCTCACCGGCCCCGAACCTGCTCACCGGCGTCGACGCCGTCGTGCACCTGGCCGGCGAATCGATCGCGGGCAGGTTCACCGACGCGCACCGGGACGCCATCCGCGACAGCCGGATCGAGCCGACCCGGCTGCTGGCGAAGGCCGCCGCGGCAGCCGACGGCGGACCGCGCTCCTTCGTCAGCGCCTCGGCCATCGGCTACTACGGATTCGACCGCGGCGACACCCAGTTGACCGAGGACGCCACCCGCGGTGACGGCTTCCTCGCCGACGTCGTCGCCGACTGGGAGGCCGCGACGGCGCCCGCGTCGGATGCGGGACTTCGGGTGGTGAAGGTGCGAACGGGGATCGTGCAGGCTGCCGCGGGCGGCACCCTGCGGCTGTTACGGCCGTTGTTCTCGGCGGGCCTGGGCGGGCGGTTGGGCAGCGGTCGGCAGTGGCTGTCGTGGATCGGCCTCGATGACCTGGTCGACATCTACCACCGTGCGCTCTACGACGAGCGGCTCAGCGGGCCCGTCAACGCCGTCGGCGCGGAACCGTTACGCAACAGCGAGTACACCGAGAGTCTGGCACGCGTGTTGCACCGTCCGGCGCTGCTGCCGGTGCCTGCGATCGGCCCGCGGATCCTGTTGGGAGAGCAGGGCGCTCGCGAGCTGGCCGCGGCGAGTCAGCGGGTGGTCCCCGCCAAGCTGTTGGCGCTGGGGCATCCGTTCCGGCACCCGGACGTCGCGGATGCGCTCGCCCATCAGCTCGGGCGGGAGTGACCGGCCACCCGGGTCAGGAAGCCGCGCACCAGTGCGCGCACCCGGACCGCGACGTCGTCGGCGAGTTCATCTGTGCGCGTGAGGATTTCCTCGTGAGTCAGGCCGACGCCCTCGATATCGTCGTGGTCGTCTGCCAACCAGACCTTCAGCAGGTCGGCGTCGACCTCGGGATGGAACTGCAGCGCCAGCGTGCGGCCGAGCGTGAACGCCTGGGACGCGTTGGCGGTTCGGGCGATCTCGGTTGCCCCCGGCGGCAGCGTCCAGCGGTCGAAGTGCCACTGGAACCATGGTCCCGCGGGGACCACGTCGGGGCGGTCGGAGGTGACGTCGTACCAGCCGACCTCCTGTCGCGGCGCGCGCTCTACCGTGCCGCCGAACGCCTGAGCGAGCAACTGTCCGCCGAAACAGACGCCCAGCAGCGCGATCCCGGCATCGGCGGCGTCGCGCATCATCTGCATCTCGGTGCTGACCCAGGTCTCGAGCAGGGCCGGGTTGTAGACCGCCCAGGTGGCTCCCAGCGGCACGATGACGTCGTACCCAAGTGGGTCGGGGAAGGTCACATCACCGGCCGGATCGTGAGCCTTCTCGGCGGGGACCACCACGAAGGTGTCGATGTCGAAGCCGTTCTCCGCGAACGCGTCGCCGAGGAGGGCTTCGGTCGCCGAGTGCTCGTTGAGCAGGAACAGGACTTTGGATGCCACGCCGGACATTATCGCCGTGCGGTCAGCTGCTCCGCATCGCCGGGGTGAGTCAGGACATCGTCGAGAACGCGATCGGCAGGTGGGCGGGGCCGGTGATGCCGGTGATCGGCTTCCAGACGGCGGGCCCGTCGCGCCGGAGATCAGGCATCCGTTGCGACATGATCGCCAGTGCCTCGGACAACTCGATCCTCGCGAGGTGGGAACCGAGGCAATAGTGCACACCGCCACCGAAGGTGAGCATCGCGTGCGCGTCGCCGCGGGTGATGTCGAACCGCTCCGGGTCGCGGTAGGTGGCGGGATCCCGGTTGGCCGACGCGGTGTTGGCCAGCACCATCGCTCCCGCAGGCACGGTGTAGCCGTCGATGTCGACGTCCTCGACGGCGACGCGCACCGTCGTGAAGATGACGGGGGAGAATCGCATGACCTCTTCGACGGCATTGGGTGCGAGTTCGGGATGGCGGGCCAGTAGCGCCCACTGGTCGGGGTGATCGCAGAACACCTCGATCGCCGCCGCGAGCTGATTTCTGGTCGTGTCGGTGCCGGCCATCAACAGAGTGGCGGCGAGTGTCAGCAGCTCCTGGTGGGTCAACCGGTCGCCGTCGAGCTCGGCACGCATCAGGTCGGACAGCAGATCCTCGGTGAGGGAGTTGCGGCGGTCGGTGACCATGGCGTCCAGATAGGCCTCCAGCGCGCGCCACGCGGCGACGATGTCGGGGCCGTCCTCCACCACGTTCCAGTCGAACATCTTGAAGATGTCGTCGGCCCACGCGGACAACAGATCCCAGTCCTGACGGCGGGTGCCGAGCAGCTCGCAGATGATCGGGACGGGGTAGCGCCGGGAGATGTCGGCGACGGCGTCGCAGCGGCCCAGATCGGCGACCGTCGACACGAGTACAGAGATCACGTCCGCGCAGGCACCGCGCAGACGGCCCGCCGCCGAGGGGGTGAACGCCTTTGCCACCAGCCGTCGTTGGCGGTGGTGCTGTTCTCCGTTGAGGCTGAGCAGGGAGGTCACGACGATGTCCCAGAGGTCGCCGGAGGTGACCCCTTGGGCGGCGAGCCCGATTCCCTCCGGTATCTCGAAATGATCGTCGCGCAATACCTTTCGCACCGCATCGTAGGTGAGCACTTCGAGTCCGTGCGGCCCTGCCGCGATGGGCCCCTGCTGCCGCGCGGCGGCGATCAGGCGGTGCGCTTCGGCGGGACTACGGGCGTGCTCGTAGGCGATGCGGGGCAACGCGGGGTCGATGACGGCTGCGTCGGTGAGATCGTCGACGGTCATGACGGAAGTCTGGGCGGGATCAGGGTTCCACCCCAGGGTGGTGCGCTACTGCTGTTTCGGGCCGGGGAGTGGGGACGGCTTAAGTAGGGCGCTCGAACTGTCGGTGTGTGACCAGTCGAGGGTTTGACGGGGCCGCGGCGGTGGGGCGTTCGCGCGCATTTCTGGTGAGTCAACGTGTCTGCCGGCCCTGGTAGTGTCGAACACATGTTCGATGGTTGGTCTGATGGGCGGGTCGTCTCAGGGGTGGCTGATTCGTATCGGCAGGTCGCGATCGGAATGGCGGCGGCTTCGGCGGGGATCGCGGAGTTGCTGGGGCGGCGCACCGTCGAGGAGATCGACCGCGAGGCTGATGTGCGCTCGTTGATCACCGCGTTCGAACGCACGGTGGTCGAGGTCGGGGCGGCGTTGCGGCTGCCGCCGGCGCGGGCGCGGGAGTTGGTCCATCAGGCTGATGTGTTGCACACCCGGTTGCCGGCGGTGGCGGCACTGCTGGCCGCCGGGGAGGTCGACTATCCGACGGTGCTGTTGGTCATCGAGCGCACCGATCTGGTTGCCGAGCAGCACATGGCGCGCCTGGATGCGGCGCTGGCCGAGCGGATCCGCACCTGGGCGCGCTGGTCACGCAAGCTGGTGCGCGATGCCGTCGACGGGTTGGTCGCCGAGGTCGATGCCGCGGCGATCAAGCGGCGCCGCCAGGCCGCTTTCGATGAGCGCCGGGTCACGGTGGCCGCCGGGTTGGACGGGATGGCCGCGGTACGCGCGCGGATGTCGGCGTCGCAGGGCGCGGCGATGGACGCCCGCTGGAGCATGCTGGCCAAACAGGTGTGCCCTGGTGATCCGCGCAGCCTGACTCAGCGCCGCGCTGATGTGTTCGATGCCCTCAACACCGGTGGCGCGTTCGGGTGTGGCTGTGGGGATCCGGGCTGCCCCTGTCTGGTCGTGGTCCCCCCGGCGGCCGCGCAGCACGACCCACCAGCCGCCGAACCCGAGCCCGAACCCGAGCCCGAGGCGCTGGAGCCGCCCGGGGCCGAGGCGCCCGAGGCCGAGCCGCCCGCCGAGGCGCCCGCGGTCGAGCCGGTCCCGGCACCGCCGATCCCGGCACCGGCACCGCCGGGGCCGGTGTCGGTGTTGGGGCGGCAGGTGGTGCTCCACGTGATCGCCACCGCCGACACCGTCACCGGGCACGGCAACACTGCGGGCTATTTGGCCGGCTACGGGATCATCGACGCCGAACTGGTGCGCGAGCTGGCCCGCGAGGCCACCCGCCGGCTGG carries:
- the murC gene encoding UDP-N-acetylmuramate--L-alanine ligase translates to MTGHHPATLPAELQRVHMVGIGGAGMSGIARILLDRGAQVSGSDAKESRGIVALRARGAEVRIGHDPSALDMLPGGPTAVVTTHAAIPKTNPELVEAGRRGIPVILRPAVLARLMDGYTTVLVTGTHGKTSTTSMTIVALQHCGFDPSFAVGGDIGQSGTNAHHGSGGTFVAEADESDGSLLEYHPDVAVVTNIEADHLDFYGTVEAYTAVFDEFVDRIKPGGALAVCVDDPGAAALADRARRRGVRVLRYGSEPGLEATLLDWAQQGTGAVAEIELGAQRLPRTMRLSVPGRHMALNALAALLAAVEVGADVDAVLDGLAGFDGVRRRFELVGTANGVRVFDDYAHHPTEVRAALTALRAVAEQAGAGRTVAVFQPHLYSRTETFAAEFAAALSTADEVFVLDVYAAREQPLAGVSGATIADAVTVPVTYVPDFSAVAARVAAVLAPGDVVVTMGAGDVTLLGTEILAEVRART
- a CDS encoding cell division protein FtsQ/DivIB, with amino-acid sequence MTEPTEPAAEPEAPAETPVQDPPEPDVEDTEGPRRRARREREERRAAQARARAIETARVEAKRKVMGAEAPQAKTLGRGTVRGLKFLMWTAVLAVVVVGIGLLLYFTPIMSARSIVVVGVGAVTQDEVVGAAAVAPGTPLLQVNTDAVAERVAGIRRVASARVQRQYPSTLRITIVERVPVVLRDYPDGVHLFDKDGVDFATAPPPPGIPYLDTENPGPGDPATQAALQVMTSLRPDVAVQVGRVSAPSVAAITLTLIDGRTVVWGTTDRTEEKALKLAALLTQPGQVYDVSSPDLPTVK
- the ftsZ gene encoding cell division protein FtsZ: MTPPHNYLAVIKVVGIGGGGVNAVNRMIEQGLKGVEFIAINTDAQALLMSDADVKLDVGRDSTRGLGAGADPEVGRKAAEDAKDDIEELLRGADMVFVTAGEGGGTGTGGAPVVASIARKLGALTVGVVTRPFSFEGKRRSNQAAEGIQALRESCDTLIVIPNDRLLQMGDAAVSLMDAFRSADEVLLNGVQGITDLITTPGLINVDFADVKGVMSSAGTALMGIGSARGDGRALKAAEIAINSPLLEASMEGAQGVLLSVAGGSDLGLFEINEAASLVQEAAHPDANIIFGTVIDDSLGDEVRVTVIAAGFDAAGPGRKPVTGEAQPAAAPASQPIAPGTAGRVNSSIFEPADPTSVPAGHTNGATVRIGGGDDGGISDDDVDVPPFMRH
- the pgeF gene encoding peptidoglycan editing factor PgeF, encoding MTFRIRRVTTTRAGGVSTPPYATFNLGDHVGDDPAAVAANRHRLAEAVGLGDDRLVWMNQVHSANIAVVDRAQTVDETDGLVTTVPRLALAVVTADCVPVLMADARAGVIAAVHAGRVGAAAGIVARALETMVDAGADVADVSVLLGPAVSGRNYEVPEPMAAEVERALPGSRTRTGRGTPGLDLRAGIANQLRGLGVRAIDVDPRCTVEDRNLFSHRRDNPTGRLASLIWLEPAS
- a CDS encoding YggS family pyridoxal phosphate-dependent enzyme, which translates into the protein MTTERENELRDRLAALRERLARAAEDAGRDVGEIELLPVTKFFPADDVVTLYRLGCRAFAESRDQEASAKVERVAQAIGPLGGEPVRWHMVGRIQRNKARSIGQWAYAAHSIDNAKVVAALDRSASAALEAGVRAAPLRVFVQLSLDGDESRGGVDVSAADRIDELCAAVDGADGLAFVGLMAIPPIGADPGEAFARLQQERDRVQRHHQQPLGLSAGMSGDLEAAVRHGSTCVRVGTALMGSRPLTSPAVVTRVTPSSQTTVPLESSEPAPPPEGSTQ
- a CDS encoding cell division protein SepF, with product MSTLHKVKAYFGMAPMDDYEDDYYEDDDRGSARGYRRPREERFDDDYQRGYDSHPEDRRREYDEPPAYRAGGFDDARFEPRMRTPREFDRTPPRFGAMRGSTRGALAMDPRGMAELFEAGSPLAKITTLRPKDYSEARTIGERFRDGTPVIMDLVSMDNADAKRLVDFAAGLAFALRGSFDKVATKVFLLSPADVDVTAEQRRRIAEAGFYSYQ
- a CDS encoding YggT family protein, translated to MALFFEILGFALFVFWLLLIARVVVEFIRSFSRDWHPRGATVVVLEIIMTLTDPPVKLLRRLIPQLTIGAVRFDLSIMVLLLLAFIGMQLAFGAATA
- the wag31 gene encoding DivIVA-like cell division protein Wag31, which translates into the protein MPLTPADVHNVAFSKPPIGKRGYNEDEVDAFLDLVENELSRLIEENSDLRQRISELDHELASARSGGAAAQPTQTIPAYEPEPEPAPAPEPVYEAPAQQAPATEDQHLRAAKVLSLAQDTADRLTSSAKAESEKMLADARAQADQLVTEARQTAETTVTEARQRADAMLSDAQTRSETQLRQAQEKADALQADAERKHAEIMGTINQQRTVLEGRLEQLRTFEREYRTRLKTYLESQLEELGQRGSAAPVDSGANNDGGFNQFNRGNN
- a CDS encoding phage holin family protein encodes the protein MLIVALVLAVIGLGALVLAVVTSNALIAWVCIAASLIGVILLIVDAIRDRNGDGSGAESDSETTDSTEVIEEVDYEDYPDEAPIAEEYDETVDIEPEPEPEPAPEPVDEDVPADEQSPKN